TTCTTTACGGAAATCGGTTGAAATGTATTACCTAGGTTCCTTTTCAGAGACCTTGCATTAGATAAAGAAATGTGAGCTGAAAATAGCGAActccttgaacgtgtattggagCCCGATTGCAGGCTTAGAAGGACCgcgtcatccttctgggccACAGTGACTGACGAAAAATCGACGGGGGCGAGGATGTTGATTTCGGGGGTCTGGaataaagcgtcagcaacaaagTTGGCTTTACCGGACATATATTGAATGTCCGAGGCGATCTGGTTGATGAGCGTTAAGTGTGAAGCTTTATTTTGTGTGAGCAAGGTTAATAGCCTGCATTCAAGGGAAGTTTGGAAATGCTTAACACTCAGATATGCGGCTAATAATTGACGCtcataggcgctgtaattccattgagcgggattcaactattGTGAGAAGAAACCCAACGATTGCCAGCTTGGATTTACCCTTTTGcgaagagcagcgcctactgTGGTGTtagaggcatcgacgaacacggctagagatgcatcttgttgagggaatgaCAAAAGAATAGCATCTACCAACTGTTGCTAGGTGTTTTCAACCGCTTTCATGGTTTTTGCAAAGCACACAACCTCACGCGAATATTTGGTCTTAAGATCACACAGGAAGGTGTTAAGTAATGCCTGGTGGTGAGCGGCTTTATGTAGGAAACGGCGATAGAAGTTTACTATACCCAAGAATTTTGTAAGGTCTTTGACCCTCTTTGACGGCGGAGATTGCGCGATCGGTTGCACTTTGTCAGGGTCGGGTTGAATACCGTCATGGATGATGCTGCTGGGTAAGTTTGAATTTGTCAACGTTGAGAATTGGGCCACTTTAAGTACCATGAAATCTTCCAGTATCTTCCATCGAAAaaacacagacggacagacggacagatagacagacagtaaaccgattttaataaggttctgttttacacacaAAATTAATCCCCCAATTGCAGCTTTGGTTGCCTTCGTGTTCATGACAAACAAACAATTCACTGTTATATCGAAATTGTGGAATCTGGAATTTCAACGGTCACACGGGTGTGGTCACAACATTATTGAACAAATTGGAAACCGAAAGTTTTGCTCTAgctaaaagttttgtgtatttttggacAAAAATATTTGGACGTTTGCCTCATTTGTACCTTTCTCgcaatacatatgcatatattacgtcagGCTATTCATTCTTCTGTGGTACTAACGTCCAAAATGTTAGATTGCACGGGGGGGGGGACATctgtaacctattataactttattagtaatattaAGATTTCCTCCTATAATTTAATGCGTTTTTATGCTCGAAGGATGGACATAAAATACTGTTAATActatttgagaagatattgaTGCGGGGGTATTTCAGATCCTAAACACTGTACCCTTGTAGCTTCaagaatttgttttttaatttttcggttgagaaaTGATTTTCCGGTAGCCGAACTCCTCCCTTTGGAATCAACAGTCagaaattttaatatggtttaattttactcaaaaccttaaaagcgaatcccttattaaaattggtccaTTTATAGCTTAATTTTTGAAGAATATACCAAAAATACGTAACTAAGAACGTATAAAGAACTGAATGCTTAGATCAACTTACCTGTAAGGAAGAAACAAATTATATCCTCCCACAGTTCAATAAAATACGGATTTTCCAAATTAAACTAGTTtcactgaaaatttaaaaagattGTTGGGTTGGGGGGTATTtatattctttaaaaaatctGAATTAGGTGAACCTAGCGCTACTAATATGTCAAGCACCAATAAACTTGACACTACCACCCGCAGAATTAACACTTCCTTGAGATACAAACTTTGATATTTTGTCCACTAATCCAAGTAGCTAGGGTGCCATCGAACGTCAAGTTAAGAATCCTGGTATTCATCTACAGTTCGACTCTACTTGAATTGTTCTCCAAGTTggaagccatttggccaaggttcatgaaTCGACGATAGAAGTCATCAGCATAATAAAAACGCATAGCTTCCCCTcctcccaaaatatatatttatttcgtCTTTCAAGGGATACTTACTCCTTTCTTCAGTACTTCGTTTGTAAGTCGCATCCGAAATATTATAAcataaaatacatatttttgGAGGAGGAGGAATAATGGGTTTTAATTGTTGGAAAACCTACAAGCATCAGAAACGATAACTATTTACCAGCATAGTTGAGGGTTGAGCGGAAACAATATAACGAATGACAATTGGAAGAGAAAATATCGGAAACGGAACGTAACTTTGCCGACTTTGGATCTTTTACCTCTATGCAGCACCTGACGTGCGACTAACACTATCCTAACTCAGACTCCTTGGGAGTGCCTCTCTATCTGTTGAATAATACATGCTCGGAGTAGATAAATGGGGAAGGACTTCACCACACATAAACTCTGAGTGGACATCAATAACTATATTACCGGCTTCAGAAGGGTAAAACATCTTCAGAATTGATATAAACTAAGCAAATTTGAAAACACAATATGCTAATATTTACTTATTGCTTTGTCAATCAAATTTTCTAAATCTTTCACGGTATATTTCAGTGACTCGGAAAATCTTTCGCTGGACATTCCAATTAACGTTTTTTGGTTTGCCATTTCCTTATCCGCAAACTGTTCAAAGCTATTATCTTTCGATTCTTTTCGATCCATCGATACCAGTGGTAAGACGCCAGTAAGACAGAGTAGATCGTACATTTCCCGTTGTTTTACTTGATTGATCACATCTTGGAGAGTTGGAATAGATCCAATTCCCAAATTCTTAAGAGCTTCCACGAATACAggataataatatttttcaattagttCCATTTTCCGCTTAAGAATATTTACTTGGCAGCTGGTGGCAAATAAATAGTTCAAATCGATTCCCAAACTATTGAAGTAGGTTGCTTGATAGTCAACCTGATTTTGTAGAAATTGATCagaaaaaagataatttttagaGGTAATTGGTAACTTACAAACACTATGTCTATTGGTTGTTGTGTTTCTTCATCATATTTGAAAAGGAAGTTATTGACCCATAAATCACCATGATTTAATACTTTTATATCATTCCCAGGATCAAGTCCAACCGTTTTCAAAGCAATATCTTCGAAGTTGTCATAAATTTTCCTGAGTTTTGGGGAGAACCGTTCATACCTTGGTGTCTTAtttaatttttcggcagctaaTTTCATATTTCCTTTAAACGCCGTTTCGAAGATTGGATCGGCCAGCGATTTTTCTGTAATGAATCCATAAGTATAGCCTTTCTCGATTGCTGGCTCCTGAAAATAAATAAGTAATGAATTGGAATGATAGCTCGCCTGAAGGGGAGTAACTTTCTACTTTGTTCAACAGCTGAATCGATGCGGCGTGAAACTTGGCAATTTTGTTCAGCACCACTTTAAGGTGTTGCTCGTCCAGACCAATCTCTCGATCAGCAAGTCTGTATCCCAGAGCTTTCATGTCTTCAAATACAATATTGCGGTGGGGTTCATCGAAAATTGCGAAACATCTTTTCAAAGGAAAAGAAACAATTAATATCTACTACTATTAGCTGAAGATTAATACTGACTTTGGGGCCACTGAGGTATCACccaatatttttgaaagtttgggtaATAACTCAACGTAAACGTTGATTTCCTTATCTATCATTCCGAACTCTTCTATCGATTTACGATGCTCGTCTATTGGAATACTTTTCACAATTAGGGAAATTTCCTTATTTCCTGAATTGGGTTCTCTGTATGTCACCTTGGCCCGATAAATTGTGCTTGTGTAGTTATCACCAGGTTGGCTCCCCATCGTTATTTGCAAATCAACGATTTCTACTCCGCTAATTTGAAGCCCTTTTTCCAGgcttcttttaaaaaatttctcATTCAAATGGTTTGGTGCAACAATTTTGTCTATTTCGTTCGGCATctgtaaagaaatttaaaactaATTGAGAGAAGTAATTTATAgatttataatttataatttataacaGAAGAAATTGCTGTAAGAAAATTGCAAGACAGTTCAAGCTCCTGCTTCTTAGCAACAGTTTGACATTACAATAGCCGAATAGCAACAGAAATTGTTCCCTCTGCGGTACACATTCCTTGAGAGGCATTTTAAAATTTGCCTGTATGGCGATACATTGAAAAGTTCATTTCGTTGCCGCGCATTCATCACGAATTCATAACTTGTGTGGAGCCAATGCGATGAATTGTAAAGTGTTTTGAGATTTCTCTCCGGAGCAGCAGAATTGGTTGATGATGAATTGTCTGGTGAATTGGATCGGTGGAATAAACAATGAGTGATTAAATTTCCAGCTGGGATGTGATTTGTAGTGCACTAAAAACTAGAATTTAGAATGTGTTTCCTCAATTACGATGCGTGCGGAATGCGGATGAGAGAAGCTGCGAACCGTACGCAGCTCGCTTCACTTCGGCAAGGTTCGTTCCGATGACAGATTACGCCATTTGTAATTGGCGATGTTTTTCGTGTTcggctgttacttttgaatgtaattaatttacatGAATTCACAGAAGGTACTATTTGATTTCCAAGTGCCAATTAggaatgtcacttgcattagttccgaagctttcattcataaaaattgaatctaAGCCGGAGTGTACTCTTAGCGGTATCAATTGTATGATTTTAGTAATGTAAAATATGCATGCAGGTCGATTGCCCGCACACAAATCATCACCAATTAGCGTATCGCATCTTCCGATATTTTAAGTTATCAAATTCgtacaattaaatgccactaagagtgcacatacctccAGCTTACATTCAATTTTATGAATGGGAGCAatggtacagggtgcggcagcataacttccttttttgaaatgcgcgccactcagttagttgatgtcatagcggagcgctagtgatctcgttcaagaggggatactgtaaagttttgtcccgacatggttcagtcgccatcatgcgttggaatagtgaggagcgtgcctttgccgttgaggtttacttttcaagcggatgttcggttatttcaacacagcgtgcatttcggaatcgctttactttagccccgttggctcccgtctcaGACcgtaaatcaattgttacatgggtcactacattcagacaaactgcaagtgcgacaaaaggaagaactggagtccctcggcccgttagatcacctgagaacattgcagcagtgagagcgtcaatgttgcgattgcCATGGCGTTctacgcgcaaacacgcatctgcccttggactatccgatcgttctgtgagaagaattcttcgtgatgatcttaattttcatccctataagatggcgatagtgcaggaactttcagaacgtgacttcaattttcggatgaacgcgtgtgagcttcttcttgatgtcgttgccgagggtgctattgttttctttagcgatgaagcccattttcatttgtgtgggtcggttaacaaacaaaacatgtgctactgggctgacaccaagcctcgagaattgcatcaaaagcctttgcattcacccaaagtcacagtgtgttgtgcaatttcctcagccggaattattggtccctggctttttgaggaaaatgaggttacagtgacagtgaattcggaccggaatgtaaacatgctacagcatttttttttcccacgactagaaaatttggatttgggggacacttggttccaacaagacggtgcaacagcacacacttcaagagcatcgatggctgttttgagggaacactttccagagcgccttatctcaattaaaggcgatttggaatgaccggcacgctctcccgatctgtccccttgtgatttttttctatggggttttttgaaatcccttgcctatgtgaaccgtccaagaaccctacaagatttgaagaccaacatccaagaagaaattgccaacataacacctgctatgctaacaagagtcatgacaaacgccagaaatcggtttacgcaatgtatggagaaaggggggacgtcacctaacagatttgatcttcaaaacaatgtaaataataactttagacatgtacctacattataaaaaataaataaatattttccgatgcatacaatagtttttattgagttttgaaaaaaggaagttatgctgccgtaccCTGTACTAATGGAATTGGCATTAATGATTAGCACATACAACGCAGGTGGTCAAAGGCAGTATAGGTCTCAGGAGGAAacaacgtggattagtacccacgatggagcataaaacgtggggaacacctgctgaacTAGCACCAATagatctactaccaaatcctatctccacctccacgtggtgaccgctgggagctcttttttaacgaaaggctgcctacggagaaagatgaaggcaacTTTCCAGCGCCTAAAAAAGGGAGAAATTGTagcaactggttctccaggttgagggttggatagggctgctAACCCtaaacggaaaacaaccgttacgaagccacataagtataccttctacgaggtagtagaacgaaccctcgaagagtTATGGAACCGTCCGCACCGTCGGCATCTTTTAAAGACCAGTATAAATCCTGgtcgtaaataataataaacgaagatgcatctgcgcatcttctttcctccgtatgacccttataaatattccatatctcgtcatacccgactcaggtcaaatgttttcttttacaacatgtcctgttgttgaataataaacgaagatgcatttgcgcatcttcgctgctcagaatgaccctaataaaaggattgtattttacgtagataagaaggattttacgtagataagaaccatatgtgttatgtattttcatagaagataaggaacatatgtatattataaggaaatataaatacgaggtgaccgagaaggaacctcagtcttgtttcgatattacaatagccctgtttcgatattacagtagggaagtactaaaagaaacaactgtgtaacaatgacactaagtgttgttacttaactGAAGCCTTTCTCagatatgaaatcaaaatcatacttggggacggaagcgatatgtcggctcccatagctacatcaaaatacaaatgataatggactgtggattgtccaattagcagtgtcacatgaaagggttgttggaagtgcctggtttgcgcagaaagcggtccacaaacaaacgtgggcctctccagacgagcccactttcaaccaaattgactacgtgttgattgaatgccgccacctctcagcttcgatgaatgtcagaacatatctaggggccaatatagactcggatcactatctcgttggcatggtgctctgagctagaataacagcaccacccagaatcccctctgacaatcaagtgagagttaacattgaagccattcacaaaacagccctccgcaacacctataagagggaaatgggagccacaataaccgcagtcaacagagatcctaaagatgaagcatcaacaactgatcttctgaagaacattatcataaatggGGCCGCAAACTTACTTAGCCCTAgttgcaaaaagagtcggaacgcttggtttgacgatgaatgaaaACCAGCAACACAACGGAAAAATGAaagccgagtaatgttgtattctcaaaggacgcgggcacgtgcggagacttatcacgaacttcgacgAGTGGCGAAGCGGTCCAACATACCACTAGGCGCAGaaattttaccaagaagtcagcaggataaagacttacacacctcgatgctcaccggcaagacaaagagggcaatctgattcccgacagaatgggcatattggggcgatgggttgagtattttaatgaactgctcaacaaccagaatatcggcgagttggaggtcccgcccactgaagacgacggacaaatactgccctcactaagtatagaagaaacgacCCGTGCCATTCAACGACTTAAAGATCATAATTCGCAAGGAGTCGATAGAATTAGAGCCGaactggttgaatatggaggcgaccaattacaagtggttcatcagcttattctcaagatgtgggacagcgaatcaatgcctaaagactggcaaagaagcattatctgtcccatatataaacaagtcgggaaaccggacgcttgacgcttcaggtataaaaggttttgtgtttccctatgtcaggagcataacgtagttctccattggcttatagcattgacccgagatattgaaatcgctcagttctgggcaggttactgccattgccagaactgagcgacttaaatatctcgaggggtaggttactgccattgccagaactcagcgatttaaatatctcaagggGCAGGATACTACCATttccagcgatttaaatatctcgagtcaacgctatcagccaatgaactGCGTaacgaaattgtttcacgcattaatgcaacctggatgaagtagcattccccaactgatgttctttgttatcgacgtatcagcgcacgtcccagacctaaaatttactgcaatgtcgtccgtatgccgctctctatagttctgagtgttggccgactataaaggacaatgaatggcgttttgcggtaatggggacgaagatgttgcattgaactGGTGGTGTGACaggttttgattacgtctgaaatgagaatatccgcgatcgatatgggtttgcaccgatcgtggaaaaactgcaagagaggcgttttcgatggtgtggtcacgtaattcacgctaacgagaattcaataaccagtattggttAGAACAtagaaagcaatggtaagcaaccaaaaagccggccaaaacaacggtcgcttgatacactggatggggatataaaggtctcgcgattacattctgatcaggcatttgataaaataaaatgacgaaatcgatcaccacgagccgaccccgcttgtgaactaaaggctgaagaaaaagaaaaagatgtgaggagcaacgagtgcacgacagctccgtgtaatatagctaaaaattccattgccctctattttctagaaagctatttaaataaatcatttgatggaaagccctgtgtgtcaacctcatacgctccacactctgagtttaatattattagcaaatgccaataatttaaccaacatcaaaatataacaaatcaggaaaccgtaagctgggcacttcaggtataaaaggttttgtttgcttcttgtgtgggTATATTTGAGTggggaactatcccatttgtacgtgcCCCATTATATATATgaatttagtatgtcagactactcacttcggtaaagtcaattttgaactactgtaactttttaactaatagtatgattttgattaaacttttataactctgggataaacttaaggggggttttactccattttctcaaaaatatgttattatactattattaacttaatttgaacagatatcgatatggggagtattttgaggcctgggcaccatacagaggcagcttcgtgatttttttcagatttttcggttaggtagtttctgagaatcggtccgttaaagaaatcatcactttccacccctcccactccccgcctttttaacaaatctcaaaactacggcttcgtactaatcgagacctttcatttgataccctacacaactatatccgatgaaaaaaaatgttgaattccccctttgcatgtatggggagtccccctttaaactccacctaaatttatgccactcgctgtatgcgcgggatttcatagctcccatctgtcatctgtccatctgtcgttcggatcggtttagctgttttggagaaaaatgcgtgtgacagacagacagacagacattgaaccgattttaataaggttttgttttacacaaaaccttagaaaggagatatcacgtagtgcaacaattatagaggtatcacgttgctgagtaccatccataagatattctcctctatcttgctaggccggatagccccaacaAACAACCcggaaaatcattggcccataccaaagaggcttcactccaggcaaatcagcaacagattcgATTTTTCTTTGTGCgtgaagcgatggaaaaacggcTGGAATGTGGacataagttgcaccatcttttcatcgactttaaggccgcttaTAACTGCACAGCCAGGGTATAACTTTATAcgactatgagagaattcggtatcccaacgaaattgataaggctgactaggctgaccctgaccaatgtgtgaggccagataaaagcagcaggatcactctcaagaccattccacatcaataacggtctaagacaagaggatgccctatcatgcatcctctttaacctggccctcgaaaaaatgatccgtggtgctgaggtaaatgcgatcctctttaagtccacccaaatactggcgtatgctgacgatatcagcgTCATGGGAAGaaagacccgagacgtacaaattgccttcatccagatcttgggctgcacatcaatgtgtaatgaacttcatttgatagCTCTCTCACTCCGAACGCACGCAGTCATACCGCTGTTGTGTTTCGTCTTTTTTGTAGGttgtaaattttaaaatcgGTGCATATGCATAAAACTAGTGAGTACGTTGAATACAAGTTTGAGTTTTCGAATTGAAGTGAAAGTGATgtctttgaataatttttaatacGATGGTATAATTTTGTGAATTAGCTCATCAGCTGCGACGCTAAAATCAAATTCTTAGTCAGAGGCGGTTAAACGCTGCGCGTCCTCTTTCGTGGTCCCGTTAGTACAAAGCAACTAACGAGTGAAGTTCTGACTacttaaaatgattttaaaagctCAACTCTATAAATTTAAACATGTTGGCCCAAAGCCCagttaaaggaggagggttttagGCAACGTACTTCTATGTCTATACTATCCATCCATGattgtcgttaaaaacaacattttcgtgttgagtcataagcctcggaaaaatgtgttcacctcagtcgagcGGCAGGATGGACCCCGGTCCTATGGAGAAATTCAGTCAATattgtgttggcattgccacctcgcaggatttccgtgacGCTAttcaagaagtcgaacgatttgatgaccggttgatatatttcaacatttcataagcttcttctttttcttcactctTTGTTGCGTTCACAATGTTCAAAAAATAAACCGTTTgaagaaagtaaaataaatcgcccacttctgggcaggtcattgccactgacaatgattgtgcctgtttcatggagatcgatcgtcaaaaattcagttttattcagattcaatttgatcgTGTTGCAGGAGGCGATcaatccatttttggacaacccgctcgagattatttttgctattaaacgctaggaaaaaatcatctgcataaagcagtatgtagggcgctggacgttggatgtcccgt
The DNA window shown above is from Hermetia illucens chromosome 5, iHerIll2.2.curated.20191125, whole genome shotgun sequence and carries:
- the LOC119658224 gene encoding uncharacterized protein LOC119658224 isoform X2, whose product is MPNEIDKIVAPNHLNEKFFKRSLEKGLQISGVEIVDLQITMGSQPGDNYTSTIYRAKVTYREPNSGNKEISLIVKSIPIDEHRKSIEEFGMIDKEINVYVELLPKLSKILGDTSVAPKCFAIFDEPHRNIVFEDMKALGYRLADREIGLDEQHLKVVLNKIAKFHAASIQLLNKEPAIEKGYTYGFITEKSLADPIFETAFKGNMKLAAEKLNKTPRYERFSPKLRKIYDNFEDIALKTVGLDPGNDIKVLNHGDLWVNNFLFKYDEETQQPIDIVFVDYQATYFNSLGIDLNYLFATSCQVNILKRKMELIEKYYYPVFVEALKNLGIGSIPTLQDVINQVKQREMYDLLCLTGVLPLVSMDRKESKDNSFEQFADKEMANQKTLIGMSSERFSESLKYTVKDLENLIDKAISKY
- the LOC119658224 gene encoding uncharacterized protein LOC119658224 isoform X1; this translates as MSIMPNEIDKIVAPNHLNEKFFKRSLEKGLQISGVEIVDLQITMGSQPGDNYTSTIYRAKVTYREPNSGNKEISLIVKSIPIDEHRKSIEEFGMIDKEINVYVELLPKLSKILGDTSVAPKCFAIFDEPHRNIVFEDMKALGYRLADREIGLDEQHLKVVLNKIAKFHAASIQLLNKEPAIEKGYTYGFITEKSLADPIFETAFKGNMKLAAEKLNKTPRYERFSPKLRKIYDNFEDIALKTVGLDPGNDIKVLNHGDLWVNNFLFKYDEETQQPIDIVFVDYQATYFNSLGIDLNYLFATSCQVNILKRKMELIEKYYYPVFVEALKNLGIGSIPTLQDVINQVKQREMYDLLCLTGVLPLVSMDRKESKDNSFEQFADKEMANQKTLIGMSSERFSESLKYTVKDLENLIDKAISKY